One window of the Streptomyces sp. ITFR-21 genome contains the following:
- the iolD gene encoding 3D-(3,5/4)-trihydroxycyclohexane-1,2-dione acylhydrolase (decyclizing), which yields MRLTVAQALVRFLAAQYTERDGVRHRAVAGMWGIFGHGNVAGVGQALLEAGRDAMPFHQGRNEQAMVHAAVGFARMNHRLSAMACTTSIGPGATNLVTGAALATVNRVPVLLLPGDVFATRPADPVLQQLEVPWAYDVSVNDTLRPVSRFFDRIWRPEMLPASLLQAMRVLTDPVDTGAVTLALPQDVQVEAYDWPQELFRERVWPVRRPVPDAVALAEAAALIRAARRPLIVAGGGVRHSEAGPALAGLAAATGIPVGETQAGKGSLRWDHPQALGGIGHTGTAPADAAAREADVVLGVGTRWTDFTTASGSLFAPGARLVNLNIGSFDAHKLAGLALLGDARAGIEALTRELAGHRLPPHGYPVARWRARTDAVFAGDGDGPPSQGEVIGALDAVLADRDVLVNAAGSLPGDLHRLWRARDPEQYHVEYGYSCMGYEIPAAIGVKLAAPDREVFALVGDGTYLMLPTEIVTAVQEGIPVNLVIVQNHGYASIGSLSAQVGAESFATAYRRPAPDGSYTGAPLPVDLAANAASLGLEVFTARTAKELRAVLTAARDSPRPTATYVETDPSRPGPPAGAWWDVPVAEIAARPAARAARHAYEASRPAGPRPRL from the coding sequence ATGAGACTGACCGTAGCCCAGGCCCTGGTCCGGTTCCTGGCCGCGCAGTACACCGAGCGGGACGGCGTACGGCACCGGGCGGTGGCCGGCATGTGGGGCATTTTCGGCCACGGCAACGTCGCCGGGGTCGGCCAGGCGCTGCTGGAGGCGGGCCGGGACGCGATGCCGTTCCACCAGGGCCGCAACGAACAGGCGATGGTGCACGCGGCGGTCGGCTTCGCCCGGATGAACCACCGGCTGTCCGCCATGGCCTGCACCACCTCGATCGGCCCCGGCGCCACCAACCTGGTCACCGGCGCCGCGCTGGCCACCGTCAACCGGGTGCCGGTACTGCTACTGCCCGGTGACGTCTTCGCCACCCGCCCGGCCGACCCGGTGCTGCAGCAGCTCGAAGTGCCCTGGGCGTACGACGTGTCGGTCAACGACACGCTGCGGCCGGTCTCCCGCTTCTTCGACCGCATCTGGCGCCCGGAGATGCTGCCGGCCTCGCTGCTCCAGGCGATGCGGGTGCTGACCGACCCGGTCGACACCGGCGCGGTGACCCTGGCGCTCCCGCAGGACGTGCAGGTGGAGGCGTACGACTGGCCGCAGGAGCTGTTCCGCGAGCGGGTGTGGCCGGTGCGGCGGCCGGTACCGGACGCCGTCGCGCTGGCGGAGGCCGCCGCGCTGATCCGGGCCGCCCGCAGGCCGCTGATCGTGGCCGGCGGCGGCGTACGGCACTCCGAGGCCGGGCCCGCCCTGGCCGGGTTGGCGGCCGCGACCGGCATCCCGGTGGGCGAGACCCAGGCCGGCAAGGGGTCGCTGCGCTGGGACCACCCGCAGGCCCTCGGCGGCATCGGGCACACCGGCACCGCTCCGGCCGACGCGGCGGCCCGGGAGGCGGACGTGGTGCTCGGCGTCGGCACCCGGTGGACGGACTTCACCACCGCCTCCGGCTCGCTCTTCGCGCCCGGCGCGCGGCTGGTCAACCTCAACATCGGCTCCTTCGACGCCCACAAGCTGGCCGGTCTGGCGCTGCTCGGTGACGCGCGGGCCGGGATCGAGGCGCTCACGCGGGAGTTGGCGGGGCACCGGCTGCCGCCGCACGGCTACCCGGTGGCCCGGTGGCGGGCCCGTACCGACGCGGTGTTCGCCGGTGACGGCGACGGGCCGCCCTCGCAGGGCGAGGTGATCGGCGCGCTGGACGCGGTCCTCGCCGACCGGGACGTGCTGGTCAACGCGGCCGGTTCGCTCCCCGGCGACCTGCACAGGCTGTGGCGGGCCCGCGACCCGGAGCAGTACCACGTGGAGTACGGCTACTCCTGCATGGGCTACGAGATCCCGGCCGCGATCGGCGTGAAGCTGGCCGCCCCCGACCGCGAGGTGTTCGCGCTGGTCGGCGACGGGACGTACCTGATGCTGCCGACGGAGATCGTCACCGCCGTCCAGGAGGGCATCCCGGTCAACCTCGTCATCGTCCAGAACCACGGCTACGCCTCTATCGGGAGCCTGTCGGCGCAGGTCGGCGCGGAGTCCTTCGCGACCGCCTACCGCCGGCCGGCCCCGGACGGCTCCTACACCGGTGCGCCGCTGCCGGTCGACCTCGCCGCGAACGCGGCCAGCCTCGGCCTTGAGGTCTTCACCGCCCGTACCGCCAAGGAGCTCAGGGCGGTCCTCACCGCCGCCCGCGACTCCCCGCGCCCGACGGCCACGTACGTGGAGACCGACCCCTCCCGGCCGGGCCCGCCGGCCGGGGCGTGGTGGGACGTGCCGGTCGCCGAAATCGCCGCCCGCCCCGCCGCGCGGGCCGCCCGCCACGCCTACGAGGCGTCCCGGCCGGCCGGCCCCCGCCCGCGCCTGTGA
- the iolB gene encoding 5-deoxy-glucuronate isomerase has translation MTHLPAGSAAKDGYDLWIDPASAGWGHCALRVLTLPPGGTHALATGDSEWIVLPLAGACAVRTGDGGLFELRGRPDVFSGVSDFAYLPRDCLARLESSAGGRFALAGARCGRRLPARYGPAADVPVELRGAGAASRQVNNFAAADVFDCDRLIAVEVLTPGGNWSSFPPHKHDECGPGESRLEEVYYYEFGGGPAALGYQRVYPSRAGGGDLLAEVRSGDAVLIPDGWHGPSMAVPGYDMYYLNVMAGPDAVRAWRTSDDPAHAGVRAGWAARPTDPRLPLYRAPGREGAPS, from the coding sequence ATGACGCACCTGCCGGCGGGCAGCGCCGCCAAGGACGGCTACGACCTGTGGATCGACCCGGCCTCCGCCGGGTGGGGGCACTGCGCCCTGCGGGTCCTGACCCTGCCGCCCGGCGGCACGCACGCCCTGGCCACCGGCGACAGCGAGTGGATCGTGCTGCCGCTGGCCGGCGCCTGCGCGGTCCGCACCGGCGACGGCGGCCTGTTCGAGCTGCGCGGCCGGCCCGACGTCTTCTCCGGCGTCAGCGACTTCGCCTATCTGCCCCGCGACTGCCTTGCGCGGCTGGAGTCGTCGGCGGGCGGCCGGTTCGCGCTGGCCGGGGCGCGGTGCGGCCGGCGGCTGCCCGCGCGCTACGGTCCGGCCGCGGACGTGCCGGTGGAGCTGCGGGGCGCGGGCGCGGCGAGCCGGCAGGTCAACAACTTCGCCGCCGCCGACGTCTTCGACTGCGACCGGCTGATCGCGGTGGAGGTGCTGACCCCGGGCGGCAACTGGTCGTCCTTCCCGCCGCACAAGCACGACGAGTGCGGGCCGGGCGAGTCGCGCCTGGAGGAGGTGTACTACTACGAGTTCGGCGGCGGCCCGGCCGCGCTGGGCTACCAGCGGGTCTACCCCTCGCGGGCCGGCGGCGGCGACCTGCTGGCCGAAGTCCGGTCCGGCGACGCCGTGCTGATCCCGGACGGCTGGCACGGCCCGAGCATGGCGGTGCCCGGCTACGACATGTACTACCTCAACGTGATGGCCGGCCCCGACGCGGTGCGCGCCTGGCGGACCAGCGACGACCCCGCGCACGCCGGGGTCCGGGCCGGCTGGGCGGCCCGGCCCACCGACCCCCGGCTGCCGTTGTACCGGGCGCCCGGCCGCGAAGGAGCGCCCTCATGA
- the iolC gene encoding 5-dehydro-2-deoxygluconokinase codes for MSPEPGYDVITLGRVGVDLYPEQSGVGLAEVRSFAKSLGGTAGNVAVAGARLGLRTALLSGVGDDPFGGYVRSALRGFQVDDALVTTVPGVQTPVTFCELFPPDDFPLYFYRRPVAPDQCLTPDRLDRAALRSARVLWITGSALAVEPTRSTVFAALAERAGGEVWFDLDWRPGFWADPARAPELYARALSYATLAVGNAAETEVAVGSRDPEEAAGLLLRHGVRTAVVKRGPAGVLGRTARESYAVPPVPVEAVNGLGAGDAFGGALCAGLLAGDPLPDVLRAANAAGALVASRLACADAMPTRAEIDTVLDREAERA; via the coding sequence TTGAGCCCGGAGCCGGGGTACGACGTGATCACCCTGGGCCGGGTGGGTGTCGACCTCTACCCGGAGCAGAGCGGGGTGGGCCTGGCCGAGGTGCGGTCGTTCGCGAAGTCGCTGGGCGGGACCGCGGGGAACGTCGCGGTGGCCGGGGCCCGGCTGGGGCTGCGGACGGCGCTGCTGAGCGGCGTCGGCGACGACCCGTTCGGCGGCTACGTCCGGTCGGCGCTGCGCGGCTTCCAGGTGGACGACGCGCTCGTCACGACCGTGCCCGGCGTGCAGACCCCCGTCACATTCTGCGAGTTGTTCCCGCCGGACGACTTCCCGCTCTACTTCTACCGCCGCCCGGTCGCGCCCGACCAGTGCCTGACCCCGGACCGGCTGGACCGGGCAGCGCTGCGGTCGGCCCGGGTGCTGTGGATCACCGGTTCGGCGCTGGCGGTCGAGCCCACCCGTTCGACGGTGTTCGCCGCGCTGGCGGAGCGGGCGGGCGGCGAGGTGTGGTTCGACCTCGACTGGCGCCCCGGCTTCTGGGCGGACCCGGCACGGGCCCCCGAGCTGTACGCCCGCGCGCTGTCGTACGCCACGCTGGCCGTGGGCAACGCCGCGGAGACGGAGGTGGCGGTGGGCAGCCGGGACCCGGAGGAGGCGGCCGGGCTGCTGCTGCGCCACGGGGTGCGCACGGCGGTGGTCAAGCGGGGCCCGGCGGGGGTACTGGGCCGCACCGCCCGGGAGTCGTACGCGGTGCCGCCGGTGCCGGTCGAGGCGGTCAACGGCCTCGGCGCGGGCGACGCGTTCGGCGGCGCGCTGTGCGCGGGCCTGCTGGCCGGGGACCCGCTGCCGGACGTACTGCGGGCCGCCAACGCGGCGGGCGCGCTGGTGGCCTCCCGGCTGGCCTGCGCGGACGCGATGCCGACCCGGGCGGAGATCGACACGGTACTGGACCGGGAGGCCGAGCGCGCATGA
- a CDS encoding TIM barrel protein yields the protein MRRNRIAGAPISWGVCEVPGWGHQLTPERVLEEMAGLSLTASEFGPDGFLPGPLLAARGVTAVGGFVPAVLHEPGHDPLPGVRAALDRFTAAGARTLVLAAATGQDGYDARPEVSPAGWRTLLARLDAVASLAASLGVTAALHPHVGTVVEGPAEVDRVLEGSSVGLCLDTGHLLVGGTDPVALAGRAADRVAHVHLKDVSASVAADVRAGRTSYTAAVGAGLYRRFGEGDVDLGGLVGALEAAGYDGWYVMEQDTVLSAEPPPGQGPSADVRACLDWLAAR from the coding sequence GTGAGGCGGAACCGGATCGCGGGCGCCCCCATCTCCTGGGGCGTGTGCGAAGTCCCGGGCTGGGGCCACCAGTTGACGCCTGAGCGGGTACTGGAGGAGATGGCCGGGCTGAGCCTGACGGCGAGTGAGTTCGGCCCCGACGGCTTCCTGCCGGGCCCGCTGCTGGCGGCCCGCGGGGTGACCGCGGTCGGCGGTTTCGTCCCCGCCGTGCTGCACGAACCGGGCCACGATCCGCTGCCGGGCGTGCGGGCCGCGCTCGACCGCTTCACCGCGGCCGGCGCCCGCACCCTGGTGCTCGCCGCCGCCACCGGGCAGGACGGCTACGACGCCCGCCCCGAGGTCTCCCCGGCCGGCTGGCGGACCCTGCTGGCCCGGCTGGACGCCGTCGCCTCGCTGGCCGCCTCGCTGGGCGTCACCGCGGCCCTCCACCCCCATGTCGGCACGGTCGTGGAGGGTCCCGCCGAGGTGGACCGGGTGCTGGAGGGCAGCTCCGTCGGCCTCTGCCTCGACACCGGCCATCTGCTCGTCGGCGGTACGGACCCGGTGGCGCTGGCCGGCCGCGCCGCCGACCGGGTCGCCCATGTCCACCTCAAGGACGTGTCGGCGTCCGTGGCCGCCGACGTCCGCGCCGGCCGCACCTCGTACACCGCCGCGGTCGGCGCCGGCCTCTACCGCCGGTTCGGTGAGGGGGACGTGGACCTCGGCGGGCTGGTCGGCGCGCTGGAGGCCGCGGGATACGACGGCTGGTACGTCATGGAGCAGGACACCGTGCTCAGCGCGGAACCCCCGCCCGGCCAGGGCCCGTCGGCCGATGTGCGGGCCTGCCTGGACTGGCTGGCGGCGCGTTGA
- a CDS encoding Gfo/Idh/MocA family protein → MRIGLLGAGRIGAFHAATLAAHPEVGGLLVADADPARARRLAAAHGGTACPVEALWAGRPDAVVIASATAAHAGQIAAAARAGVPVFCEKPVAVDLPGTLAALRAVDRAGGVLQVGFQRRFDPGYLAARAALRAGRVGRLHTVRTVSSDGQPPPEAYVPLSGGLYRDCLIHDFDVLRWVTGREITEVYATGANVGADYFRAAGDVDTATALLTLEGGVLATATAARYHAAGYDVRMELAGTEDQLTVGGGPRAPLTSVEPGAPGGRPDGWTGFLERFGSAYRAEIDAFVRVARGEAANPCDGRDALRALLVAEACEVSRRERRPVRVAEMESAVRPGERIGVVT, encoded by the coding sequence ATGCGGATCGGACTTCTCGGCGCCGGGCGGATCGGCGCCTTCCACGCCGCGACGCTGGCGGCGCACCCGGAGGTCGGCGGGCTGCTGGTGGCGGACGCCGATCCGGCGCGGGCCCGGCGGCTCGCGGCGGCGCACGGCGGCACCGCCTGTCCGGTGGAGGCGCTGTGGGCCGGCCGCCCCGACGCGGTGGTGATCGCCAGCGCGACCGCCGCGCACGCCGGGCAGATCGCGGCGGCGGCCCGCGCCGGTGTCCCGGTGTTCTGCGAGAAGCCCGTCGCCGTGGACCTGCCGGGCACCCTCGCCGCGCTGCGGGCGGTCGACCGGGCCGGCGGTGTGCTCCAGGTCGGCTTCCAGCGGCGTTTCGACCCCGGTTACCTGGCCGCCCGCGCGGCGCTGCGGGCCGGGCGGGTGGGCCGGCTGCACACCGTACGGACCGTCAGCTCCGACGGGCAGCCGCCGCCCGAGGCGTATGTGCCGCTGTCCGGCGGCCTGTACCGGGACTGCCTGATCCACGACTTCGACGTCCTGCGCTGGGTCACCGGCCGCGAGATCACCGAGGTGTACGCGACCGGGGCGAACGTGGGCGCGGACTACTTCCGGGCCGCGGGCGACGTGGACACCGCCACCGCGCTGCTCACCCTGGAGGGCGGGGTGCTGGCGACGGCGACCGCGGCCCGCTACCACGCCGCCGGGTATGACGTGCGGATGGAGCTGGCCGGGACCGAGGACCAGCTGACGGTGGGCGGCGGGCCGCGGGCGCCGCTGACCTCGGTCGAACCGGGCGCGCCGGGTGGGCGGCCGGACGGCTGGACCGGCTTCCTGGAGCGTTTCGGGTCCGCCTACCGGGCCGAGATCGACGCGTTCGTGCGCGTCGCGCGCGGCGAGGCCGCCAATCCCTGCGATGGTCGGGACGCGCTGCGGGCGCTGCTGGTGGCCGAGGCGTGCGAGGTGTCGCGCCGCGAACGGCGCCCGGTGCGGGTGGCCGAGATGGAGTCGGCGGTGCGGCCGGGCGAGCGGATCGGGGTGGTGACGTGA
- a CDS encoding GntR family transcriptional regulator, which yields MPKHEPTHDSALSRLAVDRASPVPLYFQVARQLEAAIEDGALTPGSLLGNEVELAARLGLSRPTVRQAIQSLVDKGLLVRRRGVGTQVVHSRVARRLELSSLYDDLLAAGLDPTTRVLRNTRARAPADVAAALGLPESGQVAVVHRVRLTQGEPMAYLCNYLPCDLLELADGQLEATGLYALMRHRGITLHSAQQTVGARTATDEECRLLAEPPGAALLTMQRTTYDDRGRPVEYGSHLYRASRYAFEFRLLVRG from the coding sequence GTGCCCAAGCACGAGCCGACGCACGATTCCGCCCTGTCGCGCCTGGCGGTCGACCGGGCGAGCCCGGTACCGCTCTACTTCCAGGTCGCCCGGCAGCTGGAAGCCGCGATCGAGGACGGCGCGCTCACCCCCGGCAGTCTGCTCGGCAACGAGGTCGAGCTGGCCGCCCGGCTCGGCCTGTCCCGCCCCACCGTGCGCCAGGCCATCCAGTCGCTGGTCGACAAGGGCCTGCTGGTACGCCGCCGCGGTGTCGGCACCCAGGTGGTGCACAGCCGGGTCGCCCGCCGGCTGGAGCTGAGCAGCCTGTACGACGACCTGCTCGCCGCCGGACTGGACCCGACCACCCGGGTGCTGCGCAACACCCGGGCGCGCGCCCCCGCCGACGTGGCCGCCGCGCTCGGCCTGCCGGAGTCCGGGCAGGTGGCGGTGGTGCACCGGGTGCGGCTGACGCAAGGCGAACCGATGGCGTACCTGTGCAACTACCTGCCCTGCGACCTGCTGGAACTGGCCGACGGCCAGCTGGAGGCCACCGGGCTCTACGCGCTGATGCGGCACCGCGGCATCACCCTGCACAGCGCCCAGCAGACGGTCGGCGCCCGCACCGCCACCGACGAGGAGTGCCGGCTGCTCGCCGAACCGCCCGGCGCCGCGCTGCTGACCATGCAGCGCACCACGTACGACGACCGGGGCCGCCCGGTGGAGTACGGCAGCCACCTCTACCGGGCCTCCCGTTACGCCTTTGAGTTCCGGCTGCTGGTCCGCGGGTGA
- a CDS encoding ROK family glucokinase produces MSANRERVYRGGAARATVWQSVGMRDRRERRSHLTAPRVPTVGIDIGGTKVMAGVVDADGVILETIRTETPDKSKSPKVVEDTIVELVLDLSERHDVHAVGIGAAGWVDADRSRVLFAPHLAWRDEPLRERLADRLLVPVMVDNDANTAAWAEWRFGAGRGESDLVMITLGTGIGGAILEDGRVKRGRYGVAGEFGHMQVVQGGHRCACGNRGCWEQYSSGNALVREAREMAAADSPVAYGIIDRVGGSIREITGPLITELAREGDPMCVELFQDIGQWLGIGIANLAAALDPSCFVIGGGVSAADDLLINPARDAFRRNLTGRGYRPEARIVKAELGPEAGMVGAADLARLVARRFRRANRRRVERYERHGRVYGGQEADS; encoded by the coding sequence TTGAGTGCCAACCGTGAACGCGTCTACCGCGGCGGTGCCGCCCGTGCCACGGTGTGGCAGAGCGTCGGCATGCGCGACCGCAGGGAGCGCCGCTCGCACCTGACCGCGCCGCGCGTCCCCACCGTCGGCATCGACATCGGCGGCACCAAGGTGATGGCCGGGGTGGTGGACGCCGACGGCGTCATCCTGGAGACGATCCGCACCGAGACCCCGGACAAGTCCAAGAGCCCCAAGGTCGTCGAGGACACCATCGTCGAGCTGGTGCTCGACCTGTCCGAGCGGCACGACGTGCACGCGGTCGGCATCGGCGCCGCCGGCTGGGTGGACGCCGACCGCTCCCGGGTGCTGTTCGCCCCGCACCTGGCCTGGCGCGACGAGCCGCTGCGCGAACGCCTCGCCGACCGGCTGCTGGTGCCGGTGATGGTCGACAACGACGCCAACACCGCCGCCTGGGCCGAATGGCGCTTCGGCGCCGGCCGCGGTGAGAGCGACCTGGTGATGATCACCCTCGGCACCGGCATCGGCGGCGCCATCCTGGAGGACGGCCGGGTCAAGCGCGGCCGGTACGGGGTGGCCGGCGAGTTCGGCCACATGCAGGTGGTGCAGGGCGGCCACCGCTGCGCCTGCGGCAACCGCGGCTGCTGGGAGCAGTACAGCTCCGGCAACGCCCTGGTCAGGGAGGCCCGCGAGATGGCCGCGGCGGACTCCCCGGTCGCCTACGGGATCATCGACCGGGTCGGCGGCAGCATCCGGGAGATCACCGGGCCGCTGATCACCGAACTGGCCCGCGAGGGCGACCCGATGTGCGTCGAGCTGTTCCAGGACATCGGGCAGTGGCTCGGCATCGGCATCGCCAACCTCGCCGCCGCGCTCGACCCGTCCTGCTTCGTCATCGGCGGCGGTGTCAGCGCCGCCGATGACCTGCTGATCAACCCGGCCAGGGACGCCTTCCGGCGCAACCTCACCGGCCGCGGCTACCGGCCCGAGGCGCGTATCGTCAAGGCCGAACTGGGCCCGGAGGCCGGTATGGTCGGGGCCGCCGACCTGGCGCGGCTGGTCGCCCGCCGCTTCCGCCGCGCCAACCGGCGGCGCGTCGAGCGGTACGAGCGCCACGGCCGGGTCTACGGAGGGCAGGAGGCCGACTCGTGA
- a CDS encoding alpha/beta fold hydrolase, giving the protein MSETTDQAATTYDAFNDGFDERDDLLQPPLQYRFDGPDDAPVLVLGPALGATWHMWDRQLPQLSDEWRVLRYELPGHGGAPADPAYSVDDLARRLLAVLDDEGIDSFGYAGCGLGAAIGARLALLRPDRVAALALVSAAARYGTADTWRQRGVGVRANGLDRTAHSTPERWFTEAFLATQPAITAWAVQMVRSTDAACYVAACEALAAFDIRDTVGSISVPTLVVAGADDTETPPADARLLVAGIPDARLAVVPATGHLAPVEEPTAVGDLLAHHFRTAWSDHAPAALPFAPAPPPVAPRAAAPAAPPAGPDHYAEGVRLRRELTGDAEVAAALARAEDFGADFEALATRYAWGEVWGRPGLDRRTRSFVTLAALTALGQLTEVAEHTRAALRNGLTPAEIEETLLHTAVYCGLPAARAAIDAARTVIRQETGGGTP; this is encoded by the coding sequence ATGAGCGAGACGACCGACCAGGCCGCCACCACGTACGACGCGTTCAACGACGGGTTCGACGAACGTGACGACCTGCTGCAGCCCCCGCTGCAGTACCGCTTCGACGGGCCCGACGACGCCCCGGTGCTCGTGCTGGGCCCCGCGCTGGGCGCGACCTGGCACATGTGGGACCGCCAGCTGCCGCAGCTCAGCGACGAGTGGCGGGTCCTGCGGTACGAGCTGCCCGGCCACGGCGGCGCGCCCGCCGACCCCGCCTACTCCGTCGACGACCTGGCCCGGCGGCTGCTGGCGGTCCTCGACGACGAGGGCATCGACAGCTTCGGCTACGCCGGCTGCGGCCTCGGCGCGGCCATCGGCGCCCGCCTCGCGCTGCTGCGGCCGGACCGGGTGGCCGCGCTCGCCCTGGTCTCGGCCGCCGCCCGCTACGGCACCGCCGACACCTGGCGGCAGCGCGGTGTCGGGGTCCGGGCCAACGGCCTGGACCGCACCGCCCACTCCACGCCCGAGCGGTGGTTCACCGAGGCGTTCCTGGCCACCCAGCCCGCGATCACCGCGTGGGCGGTGCAGATGGTCAGGAGCACCGACGCCGCCTGCTACGTCGCCGCCTGCGAGGCGCTGGCCGCCTTCGACATCCGCGACACCGTCGGCAGCATCTCCGTGCCGACCCTGGTGGTGGCCGGCGCCGACGACACCGAGACGCCGCCCGCCGACGCCCGGCTGCTGGTCGCGGGCATACCCGACGCCCGGCTCGCGGTCGTCCCCGCGACCGGGCACCTGGCGCCCGTCGAGGAGCCGACCGCCGTCGGCGACCTGCTCGCCCACCACTTCCGGACCGCCTGGTCCGACCACGCCCCCGCGGCCCTGCCCTTCGCCCCCGCCCCGCCGCCGGTGGCGCCGCGCGCCGCCGCGCCCGCGGCGCCGCCCGCCGGGCCGGACCACTACGCCGAGGGCGTCCGGCTGCGCCGCGAGCTCACCGGGGACGCCGAGGTCGCGGCGGCGCTGGCCCGCGCGGAGGACTTCGGCGCCGACTTCGAGGCGCTGGCCACCCGCTACGCCTGGGGCGAGGTCTGGGGCCGGCCGGGGCTGGACCGCCGCACCCGCAGCTTCGTCACCCTCGCCGCGCTGACCGCGCTCGGCCAGCTCACCGAGGTCGCCGAGCACACCCGCGCGGCCCTGCGCAACGGCCTGACGCCCGCCGAGATCGAGGAGACGCTGCTGCACACCGCCGTCTACTGCGGGCTGCCTGCCGCACGGGCCGCGATCGACGCCGCCAGGACCGTGATCCGGCAGGAGACCGGCGGCGGCACCCCGTGA
- a CDS encoding MBL fold metallo-hydrolase: MKLTKKRHACVRLEKDGRTLVIDPGAFSEEDAAAGADVILVTHEHLDHFDEDRLRTALEANPAAELWTLASVADQVSAAFPGRVHTVGHGDTFTIAGFDVQVHGELHAVIHPDIPRITNVGYLVDGSVFHPGDALTVPGHPVDTLLLPVHAPWNKISEVIDYVREVKPRRAVDVHDALLADLARPAYDSQIGALGGAEHLRLTPGDTARA, translated from the coding sequence ATGAAGCTGACCAAGAAGCGGCATGCCTGCGTTCGTCTGGAAAAGGACGGCCGCACCCTCGTCATCGACCCGGGCGCCTTCAGCGAGGAGGACGCCGCGGCCGGCGCCGACGTCATCCTCGTCACCCACGAGCACCTCGACCACTTCGACGAGGACCGGCTGCGTACCGCCCTGGAGGCCAACCCGGCGGCCGAACTGTGGACGCTCGCCAGCGTCGCCGACCAGGTCTCGGCGGCGTTCCCCGGCCGGGTGCACACCGTCGGCCACGGCGACACCTTCACCATCGCCGGGTTCGACGTCCAGGTGCACGGCGAACTGCACGCGGTGATCCACCCCGACATCCCGCGGATCACCAACGTCGGCTACCTGGTGGACGGCTCGGTCTTCCACCCCGGCGACGCGCTGACCGTGCCGGGCCACCCCGTCGACACCCTGCTGCTGCCCGTGCACGCGCCCTGGAACAAGATCTCCGAGGTCATCGACTACGTGCGCGAGGTCAAGCCGCGGCGCGCCGTCGACGTGCACGACGCCCTGCTCGCCGACCTGGCCCGGCCGGCCTACGACAGCCAGATCGGCGCCCTCGGCGGCGCCGAGCACCTGCGGCTCACCCCGGGCGACACCGCGCGGGCCTGA
- a CDS encoding exodeoxyribonuclease III yields the protein MRIATWNVNSITARLPRLLAWLESSGTDVLCVQETKCTDEQFPYAALRELGYEAAVQATGRWNGVAVISRAGLADVVRGLPGGPRYEEVAEPRAVAATCGPVRVWSVYVPNGREVDHPHFAYKLAWLEALRAAVAGDAAGERPFAVLGDYNVAPTDDDVFDPAFFEGLTHVTPAERAALATLRGAGLTDVVPRPLKYDHPYTYWDYRQLAFPKNRGMRIDLVYGNAPFATAATDAYVDREERKGKGSSDHAPVVVDLDL from the coding sequence ATGCGCATCGCGACCTGGAACGTCAACTCGATCACCGCCCGCCTGCCGCGGCTGCTGGCCTGGCTGGAGAGCAGCGGCACGGACGTGCTGTGCGTCCAGGAGACCAAGTGCACCGACGAGCAGTTCCCGTACGCCGCGCTGCGCGAGCTGGGCTACGAGGCCGCGGTGCAGGCCACCGGCCGGTGGAACGGCGTGGCGGTGATCTCCCGGGCCGGCCTGGCGGACGTCGTGCGCGGCCTGCCCGGCGGCCCGCGGTACGAGGAGGTGGCCGAGCCCCGGGCGGTCGCCGCGACCTGCGGGCCGGTCCGGGTCTGGTCGGTCTACGTGCCCAACGGCCGCGAGGTGGACCACCCGCACTTCGCGTACAAGCTGGCCTGGCTGGAGGCGCTGCGAGCCGCCGTCGCCGGGGACGCGGCGGGGGAGCGGCCCTTCGCGGTCCTCGGCGACTACAACGTGGCACCCACCGACGACGACGTCTTCGACCCCGCGTTCTTCGAGGGCCTCACCCACGTCACCCCCGCCGAGCGGGCCGCGCTCGCGACACTGCGCGGCGCCGGCCTGACCGACGTGGTGCCGCGCCCGCTCAAGTACGACCACCCGTACACGTACTGGGACTACCGGCAGCTGGCCTTCCCCAAGAACCGGGGCATGCGCATCGACCTGGTCTACGGCAACGCGCCGTTCGCCACGGCCGCCACCGACGCGTACGTCGACCGCGAGGAGCGCAAGGGCAAGGGCTCCTCCGACCACGCGCCGGTGGTGGTCGACCTGGACCTCTGA
- a CDS encoding DUF6278 family protein: protein MDISPDGTGIAELLAECELLRARAADDGVELDNLEGSLAALDQLVPSWRDDPEALAELGNDAGLYLGTVVVHTVPGAAWQIWPDGRPTVRLASGREIDTVEIGHSWADSGSPELSQILAEAAED, encoded by the coding sequence ATGGACATCTCCCCGGACGGCACCGGCATCGCCGAACTCCTCGCCGAATGCGAGCTGCTGCGAGCCCGCGCCGCCGACGACGGGGTCGAACTCGACAACTTGGAAGGCTCGCTGGCCGCCCTGGACCAGCTGGTGCCCAGCTGGCGCGACGACCCCGAGGCGCTGGCCGAACTCGGCAACGACGCCGGCCTCTACCTCGGCACGGTCGTCGTGCACACCGTCCCCGGCGCCGCCTGGCAGATCTGGCCCGACGGCCGCCCGACGGTCCGCCTCGCCTCCGGCCGCGAGATCGACACGGTGGAGATCGGCCACAGCTGGGCCGACAGCGGCAGCCCGGAACTCTCCCAGATCCTCGCCGAGGCCGCGGAGGACTAG